From Pontibacillus halophilus JSM 076056 = DSM 19796, one genomic window encodes:
- a CDS encoding aromatic acid exporter family protein: MVKIGYRTIKTAIGTPIAIWIAELLSLTNFASAGILTILCIQNTRKRSVTSASSRFLACMLAMGLSYLFFEFLGYQPYIIGLMLLVFIPATVKLKIQEGIVTSSVIILHLYGASTITVSTLLNEFMLIVVGIGVAVLFNVYMPSLEGDLHTKQKQIEANFSKILKEIAAFLRTGDLQWTGTEITQTADLLEKAKSIAFKDVENHLLRNHHPYYHYFQMRQKQFELLEGMLALITRVPSANQQSMIMADFFEELSDSVHPGNTAVLFLEQIRDMKETFRETELPKSREEFETRATLFSLLNTIEQYLIIKRLFKKSDI, translated from the coding sequence ATCGTGAAAATTGGATATCGGACAATAAAAACAGCTATTGGAACTCCGATTGCAATCTGGATTGCAGAATTATTATCATTGACGAACTTTGCTTCAGCCGGAATCCTAACTATATTGTGTATACAAAATACGAGAAAACGGTCTGTCACAAGTGCGTCTAGTCGGTTTCTCGCCTGTATGCTTGCAATGGGGCTGTCTTATCTGTTCTTCGAATTCTTGGGCTACCAACCGTACATCATTGGTCTTATGCTATTAGTTTTTATCCCTGCTACGGTAAAGCTAAAGATTCAAGAAGGAATTGTGACAAGCTCTGTCATTATCTTGCACCTCTATGGAGCAAGTACCATTACTGTTAGTACGTTGCTTAATGAATTTATGCTCATTGTTGTTGGAATTGGTGTGGCTGTATTATTTAACGTCTACATGCCTAGCCTTGAAGGAGATCTACATACAAAGCAAAAGCAAATCGAAGCCAACTTCAGCAAAATTCTAAAAGAGATTGCTGCTTTCTTACGGACTGGAGACTTGCAGTGGACGGGAACAGAAATCACACAAACAGCAGATTTATTAGAGAAAGCGAAGTCCATTGCCTTTAAAGATGTTGAGAATCACCTGCTTCGCAATCATCATCCTTATTATCATTACTTTCAAATGAGACAGAAGCAATTCGAGCTGTTAGAAGGGATGCTTGCATTAATCACGCGTGTTCCAAGTGCCAATCAACAAAGTATGATTATGGCAGATTTCTTTGAAGAGCTATCAGATTCTGTACATCCAGGAAATACAGCAGTGTTGTTTCTCGAACAGATTCGAGATATGAAGGAAACGTTCCGAGAAACGGAATTGCCGAAGTCAAGGGAAGAATTTGAGACACGGGCAACGTTATTTTCATTGTTAAATACAATTGAACAATATTTAATCATTAAGCGATTGTTTAAAAAGAGCGATATCTAA